One genomic region from Prunus persica cultivar Lovell chromosome G3, Prunus_persica_NCBIv2, whole genome shotgun sequence encodes:
- the LOC18781804 gene encoding uncharacterized protein LOC18781804, translated as MAARSGSNWWSLRLLGMVYLVLALVFVSAQEILEQQPSSQTLGEEVESNDLIRASKFLSHPGGVVYKHVWPEMRFGWKIAVGTIIGFLGAAFGSVGGVGGGGFFVPMLTLIIGFDQKSSTAISKCMITSGAAATVFYNLRLRHPTLELPLIDYDLALLFQPMLVLGISIGVSLNVVLSEWMITILLIIVLLGTSTRSFFRGVETWKKETITKKNLLDASKSLQSKGAGSEDITIPGEVGNDTTETKETKRKKVSILHNVGWRQLGVIVIVWIIILALQIAKNYAAKCSVVYWILNLLQIPVTVGITSYEAVKLYKGSRIIESKGEGGANWRVHKLVSYCAFGIVAGLLGGLLGLGGGFIMGPVFLEMGIPPQVSSATATFIMTFSSSMSVVEYYLLKRFPIPYALYFAAVAIVSAIMGQYLVGKVIKALGRASLIIFILALTIFVSALTLGGVGIANMVKKIEHKEYLWFESMCPQKS; from the exons ATGGCTGCTCGGAGCGGATCAAATTGGTGGAGTCTGAGGTTGCTTGGAATGGTTTACCTTGTTTTAGCTTTAGTATTTGTTTCAGCACAAGAAATTTTGGAGCAGCAACCTTCAAGTCAGACTCTTGGGGAAGAGGTTGAATCTAATGACTTAATCCGAGCGTCCAAATTTCTTTCGCATCCCGGTGGAGTGGTTTATAAGCATGTCTGGCCT GAAATGAGGTTTGGCTGGAAAATTGCCGTTGGAACGATAATTGGATTCCTTGGGGCAGCATTTGGGAGTGTAGGAGGTGTTGGTGGGGGTGGCTTTTTTGTTCCAATGCTCACCTTGATTATTGGCTTTGATCAGAAATCATCAACAGCAATATCAAAAT GTATGATCACAAGTGGAGCAGCTGCAACTGTCTTCTACAATTTAAGGCTCAGGCATCCGACACTCGAGTTGCCCCTCATTGACTATGATCTTGCACTTCTGTTCCAACCAATGTTGGTGCTGGGGATCAGTATAGGAGTTTCTTTGAATGTTGTTCTttctgaatggatgatcacaATCTTACTCATTATTGTTCTCTTAG GCACATCAACTAGGTCGTTCTTCAGAGGCGTTGAGACGTGGAAGAAAGAAACCATCACAAAAAAG AATTTGCTGGATGCTTCCAAAAGTTTGCAATCAAAAG GTGCTGGCAGTGAAGACATAACTATCCCGGGAGAAGTAGGCAACGACACGACTGAAACCAAGgaaactaaaagaaagaag GTTTCTATTCTTCACAATGTTGGCTGGAGGCAACTTGGGGTCATAGTTATTGTCTGGATCATAATACTTGCATTGCAGATTGCTAAG AATTACGCGGCGAAATGTTCAGTGGTATATTGGATATTAAATCTCTTACAG ATTCCTGTGACCGTGGGGATAACTTCATATGAGGCAGTTAAGCTATACAAGGGGAGCAGAATAATTGAATCCAAGGGAGAAGGTGGTGCAAACTGGAGAGTGCACAAGCTTGTTTCTTATTGTGCCTTTGGCATAGTAGCTGGATTACTTGGTGGGTTGCTTGGTCTTGGTGGAGGGTTTATTATGGGCCCAGTCTTTTTGGAGATGGGAATTCCTCCTCAG GTTTCAAGTGCCACAGCCACATTTATCATGACATTCTCTTCATCCATGTCTGTGGTAGAATACTACCTCCTAAAACGGTTTCCAATTCCATATG CTCTCTACTTTGCTGCTGTTGCTATCGTTTCCGCGATCATGGGGCAATATTTAGTAGGAAAGGTGATCAAAGCATTAGGAAGAGCATCCTTGATCATCTTCATTCTGGCTCTCACAATATTTGTGAGTGCATTGACATTAG GTGGGGTTGGCATAGCAAACATGGTGAAAAAGATTGAGCACAAGGAATACCTGTGGTTTGAGAGCATGTGCCCACAGAAATCCTAA